In Humulus lupulus chromosome 7, drHumLupu1.1, whole genome shotgun sequence, the following are encoded in one genomic region:
- the LOC133788885 gene encoding carboxylesterase 15-like, protein MSFNSTAVSSSTASAPSQPYEVDECRGVLRVYSDGSIVRSSKPSFDVPVNDDGSVIWKDIVFDKVNDLWLRLYKPAASQSGSKLPIFFYIHGGGFCIGSRTWPNCQNYCLRLASDLQAVIVAPDYRLAPENRLPAAIEDGYTAVKWLQGEAESEEPDKWLCDVADFGKVFICGDSAGGNMAHHLAVRLGNESAELGRVRVKGYVLLAPFFGGTVRCKSEAEGSKDAFLNLDLIDRFWRLSIPIGETTDHPLVNPFGTFGSSLEGVALDPILVVVGRSDLLQDRAKDYAKSLQNWGKKIEYVEFEGQQHGFFTINPNSEPSKDLMSIIKRFITEYST, encoded by the exons ATGTCGTTTAACAGCACCGCGGTCTCCTCCTCCACTGCCTCTGCCCCATCTCAACCGTACGAAGTAGATGAATGTCGTGGTGTCCTCCGCGTTTACAGTGACGGCTCCATCGTTCGTTCCTCCAAGCCCAGCTTCGACGTCCCTGTAAACGACGACGGCTCCGTTATATGGAAAGATATCGTTTTCGACAAGGTCAACGATCTCTGGCTCCGGCTCTACAAGCCGGCCGCGTCTCAATCCGGCTCTAAGCTTCCGATCTTCTTCTACATCCACGGTGGCGGCTTCTGCATCGGCTCGCGCACCTGGCCGAACTGCCAAAACTACTGCTTACGGCTGGCTTCGGACCTCCAAGCCGTAATCGTTGCGCCGGACTATCGGCTTGCGCCGGAGAATAGGCTTCCGGCGGCTATCGAGGACGGGTACACAGCTGTGAAGTGGCTCCAGGGCGAAGCCGAGTCGGAGGAACCGGACAAGTGGCTGTGTGACGTGGCGGATTTTGGGAAGGTGTTCATTTGTGGGGACTCGGCTGGTGGGAACATGGCTCACCACTTGGCGGTTCGACTGGGAAATGAATCGGCCGAGTTGGGTCGGGTGAGAGTAAAGGGTTACGTTCTTTTGGCGCCGTTTTTCGGCGGAACAGTGAGATGTAAATCGGAGGCTGAGGGTTCTAAGGATGCTTTTCTCAATTTGGACTTAATTGATAG GTTTTGGAGGTTATCTATACCAATTGGAGAAACCACAGACCACCCACTTGTGAATCCGTTTGGGACATTTGGTAGCAGCCTTGAGGGAGTGGCACTTGACCCAATTTTGGTTGTGGTTGGGAGAAGTGACCTACTCCAAGACCGAGCTAAAGACTATGCAAAGAGTCTCCAAAATTGGGGTAAAAAGATTGAGTATGTAGAATTTGAAGGACAGCAACATGGTTTCTTCACTATTAATCCAAATTCAGAACCCTCAAAAGATTTGATGTCTATTATCAAACGCTTTATCACTGAATATTCTACCTAA